Proteins from a single region of Streptomyces sp. Tu 3180:
- a CDS encoding amino acid ABC transporter permease has translation MSSVLYDAQGPRAKRRNIIFTVVFLVALAALLWWVFSTLNEKGQLEWALWEPFFTGTEAWSTYIWPGLQNTLKAAFLAVLIAMPLGAVLGIARLSDHAWIRVPAGIVVEFFRAIPVLVLMIFGLALFAEYTDVSSDDRPLYAVVTGLVLYNASVLAEIVRAGILALPKGQSEAAVAIGLRKSQVMRVILLPQAVTAMLPAIVSQLVVIVKDTALGGAVLTFPELLASANTMSGYYGANVIASFTVVAVIFIALNFALTSFASWLEGRLRRSKRSTGAVLGTGDVDDINAAEVGGPHGAGAEK, from the coding sequence ATGAGCTCCGTTCTGTACGACGCCCAGGGGCCTCGCGCCAAGCGGCGGAACATCATCTTCACGGTGGTCTTCCTGGTCGCCCTCGCGGCCCTGCTGTGGTGGGTGTTCAGCACCCTCAACGAAAAGGGCCAGCTGGAATGGGCCCTGTGGGAGCCGTTCTTCACCGGTACCGAAGCCTGGTCCACGTACATCTGGCCGGGTCTGCAGAACACCTTGAAGGCAGCCTTCCTCGCGGTGCTCATCGCGATGCCGCTCGGCGCGGTCCTCGGCATCGCCCGGCTGTCCGACCACGCCTGGATCCGCGTCCCGGCCGGAATCGTGGTCGAGTTCTTCCGGGCCATCCCCGTCCTGGTCCTGATGATCTTCGGTCTCGCCCTGTTCGCCGAGTACACCGACGTCAGCTCCGACGACCGTCCGCTGTACGCGGTCGTCACGGGCCTGGTGCTCTACAACGCCTCCGTCCTCGCGGAGATCGTGCGCGCCGGCATCCTGGCCCTGCCCAAGGGCCAGTCCGAGGCGGCCGTGGCGATCGGTCTGCGCAAGAGCCAGGTCATGCGGGTGATCCTGCTGCCCCAGGCGGTCACCGCGATGCTCCCGGCCATCGTCAGCCAGCTCGTCGTGATCGTGAAGGACACCGCCCTCGGCGGTGCCGTCCTCACCTTCCCCGAGCTGCTCGCCTCGGCCAACACGATGAGCGGCTACTACGGCGCCAACGTCATCGCCAGCTTCACGGTGGTGGCCGTCATCTTCATCGCGCTCAACTTCGCCCTCACCTCCTTCGCCTCCTGGCTCGAGGGACGTCTGCGCCGCAGCAAGCGCAGCACGGGCGCGGTGCTCGGCACCGGCGATGTCGACGACATCAACGCGGCCGAGGTCGGGGGCCCCCACGGGGCCGGTGCGGAGAAGTGA
- the recA gene encoding recombinase RecA, which yields MAGTDREKALDAALAQIERQFGKGAVMRMGERSKEPIEVIPTGSTALDVALGVGGLPRGRVVEIYGPESSGKTTLTLHAVANAQKAGGQVAFVDAEHALDPEYAKKLGVDIDNLILSQPDNGEQALEIVDMLVRSGALDLIVIDSVAALVPRAEIEGEMGDSHVGLQARLMSQALRKITSALNQSKTTAIFINQLREKIGVMFGSPETTTGGRALKFYASVRIDIRRIETLKDGTEAVGNRTRCKVVKNKVAPPFKQAEFDILYGQGISREGGLIDMGVEHGFVRKAGAWYTYEGDQLGQGKENARNFLKDNPDLANEIEKKIKEKLGVGVRPEEPAAEPGTGAADSAAPAEAAAVPAPAVKAGKSKAAAAKS from the coding sequence ATGGCAGGAACCGACCGCGAGAAGGCGCTCGACGCCGCGCTCGCACAGATTGAACGGCAATTCGGCAAGGGCGCGGTCATGCGCATGGGCGAGCGGTCGAAGGAGCCCATCGAGGTCATCCCGACCGGGTCGACCGCGCTCGACGTGGCCCTCGGCGTCGGCGGCCTGCCGCGCGGCCGTGTGGTGGAGATCTACGGACCGGAGTCCTCCGGTAAGACGACCCTGACCCTGCACGCGGTGGCGAACGCCCAGAAGGCCGGCGGCCAGGTGGCCTTCGTGGACGCGGAGCACGCCCTCGACCCCGAGTACGCGAAGAAGCTCGGCGTCGACATCGACAACCTGATCCTGTCCCAGCCGGACAACGGCGAGCAGGCCCTGGAGATCGTGGACATGCTGGTCCGCTCCGGCGCCCTCGACCTCATCGTCATCGACTCCGTCGCGGCACTCGTCCCGCGCGCGGAGATCGAGGGCGAGATGGGTGACAGTCACGTGGGTCTGCAGGCCCGCCTGATGAGCCAGGCCCTGCGGAAGATCACCAGCGCGCTCAACCAGTCCAAGACCACCGCGATCTTCATCAACCAGCTCCGCGAGAAGATCGGCGTGATGTTCGGCTCCCCGGAGACCACCACCGGTGGCCGGGCGCTGAAGTTCTACGCCTCGGTGCGCATCGACATCCGCCGCATCGAGACCCTGAAGGACGGCACCGAGGCGGTCGGCAACCGCACGCGCTGCAAGGTCGTCAAGAACAAGGTGGCGCCGCCCTTCAAGCAGGCCGAGTTCGACATCCTCTACGGCCAGGGCATCAGCCGCGAGGGCGGTCTGATCGACATGGGCGTGGAGCACGGCTTCGTCCGCAAGGCCGGTGCCTGGTACACGTACGAGGGCGACCAGCTCGGCCAGGGCAAGGAGAACGCCCGCAACTTCCTGAAGGACAACCCCGACCTCGCCAACGAGATCGAGAAGAAGATCAAGGAGAAGCTGGGCGTCGGGGTGCGGCCCGAGGAGCCCGCCGCCGAGCCGGGCACGGGCGCCGCGGACTCCGCCGCCCCGGCCGAGGCGGCCGCGGTGCCGGCCCCGGCGGTCAAGGCCGGCAAGTCCAAGGCCGCGGCGGCCAAGAGCTGA
- a CDS encoding AI-2E family transporter produces the protein MAPTDETGQAALHTSTPGTPPPAGPPADPVAGPGSRMPRWLPRAMVLALALVAVFQLGSWAFHQLTGLLINVLIAFFLALAVEPAVSWMAARGVRRGLGTFLVFLTVLIAAAGFVTLLGSMLAGQIIKIVEDFPDYLDSVINWVNTHFHTELRRVDIQEGLLRSDWLRNYVQNSATGVLDVSAQVLGGLFQLLTVALFSFYFAADGPRLRRTICSVLPPARQAEVLRAWEIAVNKTGGYLYSRGLMALVSGLAHYVLLEILEVPYAPVLAVWVGLVSQFIPTIGTYLAGALPMLIAFAVDPWYALWVLVFVVIYQQFENYVLQPKLTSKTVDIHPAVAFGSVVAGTALLGAVGALIAIPAIATLQAFLGAYVKRYDVTDDPRVHGHRSSGRGPGLITRTRRLWIRRPGAPGARGEGTGAG, from the coding sequence GTGGCACCCACTGATGAAACCGGGCAGGCAGCCCTGCACACCTCCACGCCGGGCACCCCGCCGCCCGCCGGTCCTCCGGCGGACCCGGTGGCCGGGCCGGGCAGCCGCATGCCGCGCTGGCTGCCGCGCGCCATGGTGCTCGCCCTCGCCCTGGTCGCCGTGTTCCAGCTGGGCAGCTGGGCCTTCCACCAGCTCACCGGCCTCCTGATCAACGTCCTCATCGCGTTCTTCCTGGCGCTCGCCGTCGAACCCGCGGTGAGCTGGATGGCCGCGCGCGGGGTGCGCCGGGGGCTGGGCACCTTCCTGGTCTTCCTGACGGTGCTGATCGCGGCGGCGGGTTTCGTCACGCTGCTCGGTTCCATGCTGGCGGGACAGATCATCAAGATCGTCGAGGACTTCCCGGACTACCTCGACTCCGTCATCAACTGGGTCAACACGCACTTCCACACCGAGCTGCGGCGGGTGGACATCCAGGAGGGCCTGCTGCGCTCCGACTGGCTGCGCAACTACGTGCAGAACAGCGCCACCGGTGTCCTGGACGTCTCCGCGCAGGTCCTCGGCGGTCTCTTCCAACTGCTGACCGTCGCCCTGTTCTCGTTCTACTTCGCCGCCGACGGCCCGCGGCTGCGGCGCACCATCTGCTCCGTCCTGCCGCCCGCCCGCCAGGCCGAGGTGCTGCGCGCGTGGGAGATCGCCGTGAACAAGACCGGCGGCTACCTGTACTCGCGGGGACTGATGGCGCTGGTCTCCGGCCTGGCGCACTACGTATTGCTGGAGATCCTCGAAGTGCCCTACGCGCCCGTGCTCGCGGTGTGGGTGGGCCTGGTGTCGCAGTTCATCCCCACCATCGGCACCTACCTCGCGGGCGCCCTGCCCATGCTGATCGCCTTCGCGGTCGACCCCTGGTACGCGCTGTGGGTGCTGGTCTTCGTGGTGATCTACCAGCAGTTCGAGAACTACGTGCTGCAGCCCAAGCTGACCTCCAAGACCGTCGACATCCACCCGGCGGTCGCCTTCGGCTCGGTCGTCGCGGGCACCGCACTGCTCGGCGCCGTCGGCGCGCTGATCGCCATCCCCGCGATCGCCACCCTCCAGGCGTTCCTCGGCGCTTACGTGAAGCGGTACGACGTCACGGACGACCCCCGTGTGCACGGCCACCGCAGTTCCGGCCGCGGGCCGGGGCTCATCACGCGCACCCGGCGCCTGTGGATCCGCCGGCCGGGGGCGCCGGGCGCCCGGGGCGAGGGCACCGGGGCCGGCTGA
- a CDS encoding FAD-dependent monooxygenase — MDPVIIVGAGPVGLAFALALARQEVPCVVLDEGPGKDEPRPARTVVLREGTAALMERLTGVPLAQAGVRPAGWRSMRRKQVVHEIAHDDARPAPLHIAQHVLTGALRAALAGERLVRIAVNSRLDALEQEPSGVTARTRGPQGTWWRGSYLVGCDGPRSTVRKLQDIRFPGRTAVERYAVAALRAELPWHDEALLHRMPPWRTSGPSAGEITARPLPEGVWRLDWLLPPGKELVTPELLLARIRETLAGWNHGAAPPYELLDTGVHTVHHRLARRWRADRVFLAGDAAHLLGALGTHGLDEGLRDVDNLAWKLALAWHHGPHEALLDSYQTERRAIVAARLRAADQALPLLRGGGGLRSYVPGSARGHDTLLMDGHLGQGALGGPGTYADSPLAPRRLEGEVPVGTPPGAAVTDVRVTAEDGTFVRLRDRLGRGALLVVLIAPGTGVWDRRHWMSAGIMPRLAAAVSALPHPAEILVAESYPGAAAHTVLLVRPDGHLVTALSGVRPADLYTAAEAVVGGTTKAKAKAEAEAGAATG, encoded by the coding sequence GTGGACCCGGTGATCATCGTCGGAGCGGGGCCCGTCGGGCTCGCGTTCGCCCTGGCACTGGCGCGTCAGGAGGTGCCGTGCGTGGTCCTCGACGAGGGGCCGGGCAAGGACGAGCCGCGTCCGGCGCGCACCGTCGTGCTGCGCGAGGGCACCGCCGCGCTGATGGAACGGCTGACCGGGGTGCCGCTCGCGCAGGCCGGTGTCCGCCCGGCGGGATGGCGGTCGATGCGGCGCAAGCAGGTGGTGCACGAGATCGCCCACGACGACGCCCGGCCCGCGCCCCTGCACATCGCCCAGCACGTCCTGACCGGTGCGCTGCGCGCCGCCCTGGCCGGGGAGCGGCTGGTCAGGATCGCCGTGAACAGCCGGCTGGACGCCCTGGAACAGGAGCCCTCGGGCGTCACCGCCCGCACCCGCGGCCCCCAGGGCACCTGGTGGCGCGGCAGTTACCTGGTCGGCTGCGACGGTCCCCGCTCGACCGTGCGCAAGCTCCAGGACATCCGCTTCCCCGGCCGCACGGCGGTGGAACGATACGCCGTGGCCGCACTGCGCGCGGAGCTTCCCTGGCACGACGAGGCACTGCTGCACCGCATGCCGCCGTGGCGCACGTCCGGGCCCTCGGCCGGGGAGATCACCGCGCGTCCGCTGCCGGAGGGGGTGTGGCGGCTGGACTGGCTGCTGCCGCCGGGCAAGGAGCTGGTGACGCCCGAGCTGCTGCTGGCCCGCATCCGGGAGACGCTGGCCGGCTGGAACCACGGTGCGGCCCCGCCGTACGAACTGCTGGACACCGGGGTCCACACCGTTCACCACCGGCTGGCCCGGCGCTGGCGGGCCGACCGGGTGTTCCTCGCCGGGGACGCGGCCCACCTGCTCGGCGCGCTGGGCACGCACGGGCTGGACGAGGGGCTGCGCGACGTCGACAACCTCGCCTGGAAGCTGGCGCTGGCCTGGCACCACGGGCCGCACGAGGCGCTGCTCGACAGCTACCAGACCGAGCGCCGGGCGATCGTCGCCGCCCGGCTGCGCGCCGCCGACCAGGCGCTGCCGCTGCTCCGGGGCGGAGGAGGGCTGCGTTCCTACGTCCCGGGCTCCGCCCGGGGCCACGACACGCTGCTGATGGACGGTCACCTGGGGCAGGGCGCGCTGGGCGGTCCGGGCACGTACGCCGACTCGCCGCTCGCGCCCCGGCGCCTCGAGGGCGAGGTGCCCGTCGGAACGCCTCCCGGGGCGGCGGTGACGGACGTGCGCGTCACGGCGGAGGACGGCACCTTCGTCCGGTTGCGGGACCGGCTCGGCCGGGGTGCGCTGCTGGTGGTGCTGATCGCGCCGGGCACGGGGGTGTGGGACCGCAGGCACTGGATGTCCGCCGGGATCATGCCCCGGCTGGCGGCGGCCGTCTCGGCGTTGCCGCATCCGGCCGAGATCCTGGTCGCCGAGAGCTATCCGGGGGCGGCGGCCCACACCGTGCTGCTGGTACGCCCCGACGGCCATCTGGTCACGGCGCTGAGCGGGGTCCGCCCGGCGGACCTGTACACGGCGGCGGAAGCGGTCGTCGGAGGAACGACGAAGGCGAAAGCGAAGGCAGAGGCGGAGGCCGGGGCCGCGACCGGCTGA
- the recX gene encoding recombination regulator RecX has product MTRRTDWAEYEFAATGASRGRGTEGGEGSAVGGDEAYDDSTGADGLHAPGSGSGRRRGGGSRSGGSRDGGARGGRGRRRRAFGEATAEGGGDSSSSRAEQEEPPGDPVERARAICLRLLTGTPRTRKQLADALRKREIPDEAAEEVLSRFEEVGLINDSAFADAWVESRHHGRGLARRALAQELRTKGVDPTLIDAAVSQLDSEQEETTARELVARKLRSTRGLDRDKRIRRLAGMLARKGYPEGLALRVVRQALEEEGEDTEFLDDEGA; this is encoded by the coding sequence GTGACCCGACGAACCGACTGGGCCGAGTACGAGTTCGCCGCCACCGGTGCCTCCCGGGGGAGGGGCACCGAGGGCGGCGAGGGCTCGGCCGTGGGCGGTGACGAGGCGTACGACGACAGCACCGGCGCGGACGGCCTCCACGCCCCGGGCTCCGGCAGCGGCCGGCGGCGTGGGGGTGGTTCACGGTCGGGCGGCTCGCGTGACGGCGGGGCGCGCGGTGGACGCGGACGCAGACGCCGGGCCTTCGGCGAGGCGACCGCGGAGGGCGGGGGCGACTCCTCCTCGTCGAGGGCCGAGCAGGAGGAGCCTCCGGGGGACCCGGTGGAGCGGGCGCGGGCGATCTGCCTGCGCCTGCTCACCGGGACCCCGCGCACGCGGAAGCAGCTCGCCGACGCCCTGCGCAAGCGGGAGATCCCGGACGAGGCGGCGGAGGAGGTGCTGTCCCGGTTCGAGGAGGTCGGACTGATCAACGACAGTGCCTTCGCGGACGCCTGGGTGGAGTCCCGGCACCACGGCCGGGGACTGGCCCGGCGCGCGCTCGCCCAGGAGCTGCGGACCAAGGGGGTCGATCCCACGCTGATCGACGCGGCCGTCTCGCAGCTCGACTCCGAGCAGGAGGAGACGACCGCGCGCGAACTGGTGGCCCGCAAGCTGCGCTCCACCCGGGGACTCGACCGCGACAAGCGGATCCGCCGCCTCGCGGGCATGCTGGCCCGCAAGGGCTACCCCGAGGGCCTCGCCCTCCGCGTGGTCCGGCAGGCGCTGGAGGAGGAGGGCGAGGACACGGAGTTCCTCGACGACGAGGGGGCGTGA
- a CDS encoding rhodanese-like domain-containing protein, which produces MSGTDERAAGAVGIDELLERVRSGYRRIEPQDAHEAARTGEALLVDIRYAALRDRDGLIPGAVVVERNELEWRLDPRGGHRLPEATSHDLRVVVICNEGYASSLAAESLHRLGLHRATDLIGGFQAWRAAGLPVLPAPV; this is translated from the coding sequence GTGAGCGGGACGGACGAACGGGCCGCGGGTGCCGTGGGCATCGACGAGCTGCTGGAGCGCGTGCGCTCGGGTTACCGGCGCATCGAGCCGCAGGACGCCCACGAGGCCGCCCGGACCGGCGAGGCGCTGCTGGTGGACATCCGGTACGCCGCCCTGCGCGACCGGGACGGTCTCATCCCCGGCGCCGTCGTCGTCGAGCGCAACGAACTGGAGTGGCGCCTCGACCCGCGGGGTGGTCACCGTCTCCCCGAGGCGACGAGCCATGACCTGCGCGTCGTCGTGATCTGCAACGAGGGGTACGCCTCCAGCCTGGCCGCGGAGTCCCTGCACCGCCTGGGGCTGCACCGGGCCACCGACCTGATCGGCGGTTTCCAGGCCTGGCGGGCGGCGGGGCTGCCCGTGCTGCCCGCGCCGGTGTGA
- a CDS encoding glutamate ABC transporter substrate-binding protein, with the protein MKLRKVTAASAAVFALALTATACGGDDGNDSNGSGSGDDKKITIGIKFDQPGLGQKTPQGYEGFDVDVATYVAKKLGYSEDQIEWKESKSADRETMLQRGDVDFIAATYSITPERQEKVDFAGPYLLAHQDVLIRADDNKIKSPEDLNSAKLCSVTGSTSAQNVKEKLAPKAQLQPYPTYSACLPGLQNGAVDALTTDDSILAGYAAQSQFKGKFKLGGFKLTNENYGIGVKKGSDLKDKINKALEEMVADKSWDKAVKDNFGPANYKNEPAPKIGDIKS; encoded by the coding sequence ATGAAGCTCCGCAAGGTCACCGCCGCCTCGGCCGCCGTGTTCGCCCTTGCCCTGACCGCCACCGCTTGCGGCGGTGACGACGGCAACGACTCCAACGGGTCGGGGTCGGGCGACGACAAGAAGATCACCATCGGCATCAAGTTCGACCAGCCGGGCCTCGGCCAGAAGACCCCGCAGGGCTACGAGGGCTTCGACGTGGACGTCGCCACGTACGTCGCCAAGAAGCTCGGTTACAGCGAGGACCAGATCGAGTGGAAGGAGTCGAAGAGCGCCGACCGCGAGACCATGCTGCAGCGCGGCGACGTCGACTTCATCGCCGCCACCTACTCGATCACCCCGGAGCGCCAGGAGAAGGTCGACTTCGCCGGCCCCTACCTGCTCGCCCACCAGGACGTGCTGATCCGCGCCGACGACAACAAGATCAAGTCCCCGGAGGACCTGAACAGCGCCAAGCTGTGCTCGGTCACCGGCTCGACCTCGGCGCAGAACGTCAAGGAGAAGCTGGCGCCCAAGGCGCAGCTGCAGCCGTACCCGACGTACTCCGCCTGCCTGCCGGGCCTGCAGAACGGTGCCGTCGACGCGCTGACCACCGACGACTCCATCCTCGCCGGCTACGCCGCCCAGTCGCAGTTCAAGGGCAAGTTCAAGCTCGGCGGCTTCAAGCTGACCAACGAGAACTACGGCATCGGCGTCAAGAAGGGCAGCGACCTCAAGGACAAGATCAACAAGGCCCTCGAGGAGATGGTCGCCGACAAGTCCTGGGACAAGGCCGTCAAGGACAACTTCGGCCCGGCCAACTACAAGAACGAGCCGGCGCCGAAGATCGGCGACATCAAGAGCTGA
- a CDS encoding putative leader peptide has product MRLRGLLRTVTDTCVRLWRRVHMDLLRYAGCVCRPSC; this is encoded by the coding sequence GTGCGGCTTCGTGGTCTACTCCGGACCGTGACCGACACCTGTGTGCGCCTGTGGCGGAGGGTCCATATGGACCTCCTCCGCTACGCGGGCTGCGTGTGTCGCCCGTCCTGCTGA
- a CDS encoding cysteine dioxygenase encodes MSVSSAASSPATPPVSAPTQADLLAFVRRVAADTALIASLPLDPEGRTWVRLDGPGGSEAWLIGWPPGTGTGWHDHADSIGAFMTASGALKENSLAARLPSEGWRTLELTEGVDRERRLPAGQGRSFGRHHVHEVLNESPDRHAVSVHAYHPPLPRIRRYSRSGRVLRLEQVERPEDWQ; translated from the coding sequence GTGTCTGTCTCCTCCGCCGCCTCATCCCCCGCCACGCCTCCCGTCTCCGCCCCCACCCAGGCGGACCTCCTCGCCTTCGTCCGCCGTGTCGCCGCCGACACCGCGCTGATCGCCTCGCTCCCGCTCGACCCTGAGGGCCGCACCTGGGTGCGGCTCGACGGGCCCGGCGGGAGCGAGGCCTGGCTGATCGGTTGGCCGCCCGGCACCGGAACCGGCTGGCACGACCACGCCGACTCCATCGGTGCCTTCATGACCGCCTCGGGTGCGCTGAAGGAGAACTCGCTCGCCGCGCGGCTGCCCTCCGAGGGCTGGAGAACCCTGGAACTGACCGAGGGAGTGGACCGGGAGCGCCGGCTGCCGGCCGGGCAGGGCCGCTCCTTCGGCCGGCACCACGTGCACGAGGTGCTCAACGAGTCCCCGGACCGGCACGCCGTCTCTGTGCACGCCTACCATCCGCCCCTGCCGCGGATCCGCCGCTACAGCCGCAGCGGCCGGGTTCTCCGCCTGGAGCAGGTCGAACGCCCGGAGGACTGGCAGTGA
- a CDS encoding DUF3046 domain-containing protein — translation MRLTVFWERMAEHFGSGYADTFARDHVMSELGGRTVHEALAAGWDAKDVWQVVCAVMGVPPEKR, via the coding sequence ATGCGGTTGACGGTCTTCTGGGAGCGGATGGCGGAGCACTTCGGCTCCGGGTACGCCGACACCTTCGCGCGCGACCACGTCATGTCGGAGCTCGGCGGGCGCACCGTGCACGAGGCGCTGGCGGCCGGCTGGGACGCCAAGGACGTCTGGCAGGTGGTCTGCGCGGTGATGGGCGTCCCCCCGGAAAAGCGCTGA
- a CDS encoding amino acid ABC transporter ATP-binding protein, with product MTEVSVAKEDVAATGDLVVLKSVNKHFGALHVLQDIDLTIARGEVVVVIGPSGSGKSTLCRTINRLETIDSGSITIDGRPLPHEGKELARLRADVGMVFQSFNLFAHKTVLENVTLGQVKVRKKDKKAAEERARALLDRVGVAAQAEKYPAQLSGGQQQRVAIARALAMEPKVMLFDEPTSALDPEMINEVLEVMQQLARDGMTMIVVTHEMGFARSAANRVVFMADGRIVEQAAPDQFFSNPRSDRAKDFLSKILHH from the coding sequence ATGACCGAAGTATCGGTGGCCAAGGAAGATGTGGCCGCGACCGGCGATCTGGTCGTCCTGAAGAGCGTCAACAAGCACTTCGGCGCGTTGCACGTACTCCAGGACATCGATCTGACGATCGCCCGCGGCGAAGTCGTCGTGGTCATCGGACCCTCCGGGTCCGGGAAGTCCACCCTGTGCCGCACCATCAACCGGCTGGAGACGATCGACTCCGGGTCGATCACGATCGACGGCAGGCCCCTGCCCCATGAGGGCAAGGAGCTGGCGAGGCTGCGGGCCGACGTGGGGATGGTCTTCCAGTCCTTCAACCTCTTCGCGCACAAGACCGTGCTCGAGAACGTGACGCTGGGCCAGGTCAAGGTCCGCAAGAAGGACAAGAAGGCGGCCGAGGAGCGGGCCCGCGCCCTGCTCGACCGGGTCGGCGTGGCCGCGCAGGCGGAGAAGTACCCCGCGCAGCTCTCCGGCGGCCAGCAGCAGCGCGTCGCCATCGCGCGGGCCCTGGCGATGGAACCCAAGGTCATGCTCTTCGACGAGCCGACGTCGGCTCTCGACCCGGAGATGATCAACGAGGTGCTGGAGGTCATGCAGCAGCTCGCCCGCGACGGCATGACCATGATCGTCGTCACCCACGAGATGGGGTTCGCCCGTTCGGCCGCGAACCGTGTGGTGTTCATGGCGGACGGCCGCATCGTCGAGCAGGCCGCGCCGGACCAGTTCTTCAGCAATCCGCGCAGCGACCGCGCCAAGGACTTCCTGTCGAAGATCCTTCACCACTGA
- a CDS encoding amino acid ABC transporter permease, whose translation MFDFLEDYDLLGAFWTTVQLAVLSAVGSLIWGTLLAAMRVGPVPLMRGFGTAYVNIVRNIPLTVIILFTSLGLNQTLGVSLGADDVETINFRLAVLGLILYTSSFVCEALRSGINTVPVGQAEAARAIGLNFSQVLGLVVLPQAFRSSVGPLANVLIALIKNTTVAAAIGVAEAAVLMKEMIENEAQLLLISAVIAFGFVVLTLPTGLILGWVGKKVAVKR comes from the coding sequence GTGTTCGACTTTCTTGAGGATTACGACCTGCTGGGAGCCTTCTGGACGACAGTGCAGCTCGCTGTGCTCTCCGCCGTCGGCTCCCTGATCTGGGGCACCCTGCTGGCCGCCATGCGCGTCGGCCCGGTGCCGCTGATGCGCGGCTTCGGGACCGCGTACGTGAACATCGTGCGGAACATTCCGCTGACCGTCATCATCCTGTTCACGTCGCTGGGCCTGAACCAGACGCTGGGGGTCTCCCTCGGCGCGGACGACGTCGAGACGATCAACTTCCGGCTCGCCGTGCTGGGCCTGATCCTCTACACCTCGTCCTTCGTGTGCGAGGCGCTGCGCTCCGGCATCAACACGGTGCCGGTGGGCCAGGCGGAGGCCGCCCGCGCGATCGGCCTCAACTTCAGCCAGGTGCTGGGCCTCGTGGTGCTGCCCCAGGCGTTCCGCTCGTCCGTCGGCCCGCTGGCGAACGTGCTGATCGCACTCATCAAGAACACCACGGTGGCCGCCGCGATCGGTGTCGCGGAGGCAGCGGTGCTGATGAAGGAGATGATCGAGAACGAGGCGCAGCTGCTGCTGATCTCCGCGGTCATCGCATTCGGTTTCGTGGTTCTCACGCTGCCGACCGGCCTGATCCTCGGCTGGGTGGGCAAGAAGGTGGCGGTGAAGCGATGA
- a CDS encoding response regulator transcription factor yields MRLLLVEDDNHVAAALSAVLARHGFDVTHARSGEEALQALVPEGNGFGVVLLDLGLPDQDGYEVCGKIRKRTSTPVIMVTARSDVRSRIHGLNLGADDYVVKPYDTGELLARIHAVSRRTVQEETTGGTETELRLGPVRIELPTRQVSVNGSAVPLTRKEFDLLALLAQRPGVVFRREQIISEVWRTSWEGTGRTLEVHVASLRAKLRMPALIETVRGVGYRLVAPAA; encoded by the coding sequence GTGAGACTGCTCCTCGTCGAGGACGACAACCACGTCGCCGCCGCCCTGTCGGCGGTGCTGGCCCGGCACGGGTTCGACGTCACCCACGCGCGCAGCGGTGAGGAGGCCCTCCAGGCGCTCGTCCCCGAGGGCAACGGTTTCGGCGTGGTCCTGCTCGACCTGGGCCTGCCCGACCAGGACGGTTACGAGGTCTGCGGCAAGATCCGCAAGCGCACCAGCACACCGGTGATCATGGTCACCGCGCGCTCCGACGTGCGCTCCCGCATCCACGGACTCAACCTCGGCGCCGACGACTACGTGGTCAAGCCGTACGACACGGGGGAACTGCTCGCCCGGATCCACGCCGTCAGCCGGCGCACCGTCCAGGAGGAGACCACCGGCGGCACCGAGACCGAGCTGCGCCTGGGCCCGGTGCGCATCGAGCTGCCGACCCGCCAGGTCAGCGTGAACGGCTCGGCCGTCCCCCTGACCCGCAAGGAGTTCGACCTGCTGGCCCTGCTCGCCCAGCGCCCCGGGGTCGTCTTCCGCCGGGAGCAGATCATCAGCGAGGTGTGGCGCACCAGCTGGGAGGGGACCGGCCGCACCCTGGAGGTGCACGTCGCCTCCCTGCGCGCCAAGCTGCGCATGCCGGCCCTCATCGAGACCGTACGCGGAGTCGGCTACCGGCTCGTCGCGCCCGCGGCCTAG